In Gemella massiliensis, a single window of DNA contains:
- the pflA gene encoding pyruvate formate-lyase-activating protein: MKLTNLAPVEETNELTANIHSVESFGNVDGPGIRYVVFFQGCMLRCKYCHNPDTWRMHNPDAKVVTVSQLTKEIVKYRDFFEASNGGGVTVSGGESLLQIDFILELFRKLKELGINTCVDTCGGFYVNAPSMNKKVLELISLTDLFLLDIKHIDDEHHIKLTKRTNKNILQFAEFLSDNGAKMWIRHVLVPKWTDDDYYLQKLREYIDTLHGVERVEVLPYHDMAKFKYKELGIKYELDDINPPTKDRIENAINILGARNDVS; encoded by the coding sequence ATGAAATTGACAAATTTAGCACCAGTAGAAGAAACTAATGAGCTAACTGCTAATATACATTCTGTTGAGTCGTTCGGTAACGTTGATGGGCCGGGGATTAGATATGTAGTATTTTTCCAAGGTTGTATGTTAAGATGTAAATATTGCCATAATCCGGATACTTGGAGAATGCATAATCCAGATGCAAAAGTGGTTACAGTGAGCCAATTAACCAAAGAGATAGTAAAATATCGTGATTTCTTTGAAGCCAGTAATGGGGGCGGAGTAACCGTTAGTGGAGGAGAATCATTATTACAAATAGACTTTATATTGGAGTTATTTAGAAAATTAAAAGAGTTAGGTATTAATACTTGTGTTGATACCTGTGGCGGATTTTATGTAAATGCTCCAAGTATGAACAAAAAAGTCTTGGAACTAATATCTCTTACTGATTTATTTTTATTGGATATAAAGCATATTGATGATGAACATCATATAAAATTAACAAAAAGAACAAACAAAAATATACTTCAATTTGCTGAATTTCTTAGCGATAATGGAGCGAAAATGTGGATAAGACATGTTCTTGTACCTAAATGGACAGATGACGATTATTATTTACAAAAATTACGTGAATATATTGATACATTGCATGGTGTAGAACGTGTTGAGGTATTACCTTATCATGATATGGCGAAGTTTAAATATAAAGAACTTGGAATAAAATATGAATTAGATGATATTAATCCGCCAACCAAAGATAGAATAGAAAATGCTATAAACATTCTCGGAGCAAGAAATGATGTTAGTTAA
- the pflB gene encoding formate C-acetyltransferase, with the protein MTTIAEKKAFVGGKWQTEIDLVDFIKSNYTEYRGDASFLAGPTEATKTLVEKFNDLMRQERIAGGTLDMDTSIPSTILSHGPGYIEKDLEKIVGLQTDKPLKRALMTFGGINMAVNSCKAYGYEVDKEVIKIFTDYRKTHNQGVFDAYTPEMRLVRKSGVITGLPDAYGRGRIIGDYRRVALYGVDQLIEWKKEDLTKIGADGVMTEHVIRDREEVSDQIRALGELKGLANIYGFDISKPATNAQEAVQWLYFGYLAAIKQQNGAAMSIGNIATFLDIYIERDLQDGTLTEEGAQELIDHLVLKLRCVKFARTPEYNQLFSGDPIWATLIVGEMLDAERSLVTKTDFRFIHTLDNMGNSPEPNLTILWSSKLPTGFKEFCAESSINHSAIQYESDELLADFLGTCDKSIACCVSGMTTGKDMQFFGARANLAKALLYTINGGRDEKLGIQVGPKTEPLRGVLNYDEVWEKFGGFMDWLCKLYINTLNVIHYMHDKYSYESLEMALHDTNVRRFMATGIAGFSVAVDSLSAIKYAKVTPIEDETGLAVDYKIEGEFPTFGNNDDRADDIAVELLKTFMTKLKKHPTYRADETTTSILTITSNVVYGKKTGNTPDGRRAGEPFSPGANPMNGRDQSGALACLSSVAKLPYEYSRDGISLTAAFTPNSLGKTKQDQIKNLTAMMDGYFKKGGYHLNTNVFNKETLLKVIESPEDYPNFTIRVSGYAVRLISLTPEQQRDVLSRTMHQFM; encoded by the coding sequence ATGACAACAATTGCAGAAAAAAAAGCTTTCGTTGGTGGTAAATGGCAAACAGAAATAGATTTAGTGGATTTTATTAAATCTAACTATACAGAATACAGAGGAGATGCTTCATTCTTAGCTGGGCCTACTGAAGCTACTAAAACTTTAGTAGAAAAATTCAATGATTTGATGCGTCAAGAACGTATTGCCGGTGGAACATTGGACATGGATACTAGTATTCCTTCAACAATCCTTTCACATGGACCTGGATATATAGAAAAAGATTTAGAAAAAATAGTAGGATTGCAAACTGATAAACCGTTAAAACGTGCTTTAATGACATTCGGTGGTATTAACATGGCAGTTAACAGCTGTAAAGCATATGGTTATGAAGTAGATAAAGAAGTTATTAAAATCTTTACTGACTACCGTAAAACACACAACCAAGGTGTATTTGATGCATATACTCCGGAAATGCGTTTAGTAAGAAAATCTGGTGTTATTACCGGACTTCCTGATGCTTACGGTCGTGGACGTATCATCGGTGACTATCGTCGTGTTGCTTTATATGGTGTTGATCAATTAATCGAATGGAAAAAAGAAGATTTAACAAAAATCGGTGCTGACGGAGTAATGACTGAACATGTTATCCGTGATCGTGAAGAAGTGAGTGATCAAATTCGTGCTTTAGGCGAATTAAAAGGATTAGCTAACATTTATGGATTTGATATTTCAAAACCGGCAACAAATGCTCAAGAAGCAGTTCAATGGTTATACTTCGGATATTTGGCAGCTATTAAACAACAAAACGGTGCTGCGATGAGTATCGGTAACATTGCTACATTCTTAGATATTTATATTGAAAGAGATTTACAAGACGGAACACTTACTGAAGAAGGTGCTCAAGAGTTAATTGACCACTTAGTTCTTAAATTACGTTGCGTTAAATTCGCTCGTACTCCGGAATACAACCAATTATTCTCTGGAGATCCAATCTGGGCTACTTTAATCGTAGGTGAAATGTTAGATGCTGAAAGATCATTAGTAACAAAAACTGACTTCCGTTTCATCCATACATTAGATAATATGGGTAACTCTCCGGAACCAAACTTGACTATTCTTTGGTCTAGTAAATTACCAACCGGATTTAAAGAATTCTGTGCTGAATCTTCAATCAACCACAGTGCTATTCAATATGAAAGTGATGAATTATTAGCGGACTTCCTAGGAACTTGTGATAAATCTATCGCTTGTTGTGTAAGTGGTATGACTACAGGTAAAGATATGCAATTCTTCGGTGCTCGTGCTAACTTAGCAAAAGCATTATTATACACAATCAACGGTGGTCGTGATGAAAAACTTGGAATCCAAGTAGGGCCAAAAACAGAACCGCTACGTGGTGTATTAAACTACGATGAAGTATGGGAAAAATTCGGTGGATTTATGGATTGGTTATGTAAATTATACATCAACACATTAAACGTAATTCACTACATGCATGATAAATATTCTTATGAAAGTTTAGAAATGGCATTACACGATACTAACGTTAGACGTTTCATGGCAACCGGTATTGCAGGATTCTCAGTAGCGGTAGACAGCTTATCAGCTATTAAATATGCTAAAGTAACTCCAATTGAAGATGAAACAGGATTAGCAGTTGATTACAAAATTGAAGGTGAATTCCCAACATTCGGTAACAACGATGATCGTGCTGATGACATAGCGGTTGAGTTATTAAAAACATTTATGACTAAATTGAAAAAACACCCAACTTACCGTGCAGATGAAACTACAACATCTATCTTAACAATTACTTCTAACGTAGTTTACGGTAAAAAAACTGGTAACACTCCGGATGGACGTCGTGCAGGAGAACCGTTCTCACCAGGTGCTAACCCAATGAACGGACGTGACCAAAGTGGTGCGTTAGCTTGCTTAAGCTCAGTAGCTAAATTACCATATGAATACAGCCGTGATGGAATCAGCTTAACAGCGGCATTCACTCCAAATTCATTAGGTAAAACAAAACAAGATCAAATCAAAAACTTAACAGCAATGATGGACGGATACTTCAAAAAAGGTGGTTACCACTTAAATACTAACGTATTTAACAAAGAAACTTTACTTAAAGTTATTGAATCACCAGAAGATTATCCAAACTTCACAATTCGTGTATCAGGATACGCTGTACGTTTAATCAGTTTAACTCCGGAACAACAACGTGACGTATTAAGTCGTACAATGCACCAATTCATGTAA
- the msrB gene encoding peptide-methionine (R)-S-oxide reductase MsrB: MSNIKEIYLAGGCFWGVEEYFSRLDGVVETTVGYANGNSEVAEYKLLKQTNHAETICIKYDIDKISLREILLHYFRIIDPLSVNKQGNDVGTQYRTGIYYTDEEDLKEIEKVYKEKEDEYHQALAVELEVLKNYIKAEEYHQDYLKKNPNGYCHINPNLASEPLIDKTKYKKKEKELLKKELTQEQYAVTMENSTESPYTGEYCDKFEEGIYVDITTGEPLFSSEDKFHSGCGWPSFSKPFSVDVAKYYKDNSHLMERIEVRSRIGDSHLGHVFTDGPKELGGLRYCINSAALKFIKKEDMEEEGYGDLIPYINRRYSK; encoded by the coding sequence ATGAGTAATATAAAAGAAATATATTTAGCAGGCGGTTGTTTTTGGGGAGTAGAAGAATATTTTTCAAGATTAGACGGTGTGGTAGAAACAACCGTTGGATATGCTAATGGAAATTCAGAAGTAGCAGAATATAAATTGTTAAAACAAACCAATCATGCTGAAACTATTTGTATTAAATATGATATTGATAAAATTAGTTTAAGAGAAATCTTATTACATTATTTTAGAATAATAGATCCGTTAAGTGTTAATAAACAAGGAAACGATGTAGGAACACAGTATCGTACAGGGATTTATTATACCGATGAAGAAGATTTAAAAGAAATAGAGAAGGTATATAAAGAAAAAGAAGACGAATATCATCAAGCATTGGCAGTAGAATTGGAAGTTTTAAAAAATTATATAAAAGCGGAAGAATATCATCAAGACTATTTGAAAAAAAATCCGAACGGTTATTGTCATATAAATCCGAACTTAGCATCTGAACCATTAATAGATAAAACTAAGTATAAGAAAAAAGAAAAAGAACTTTTGAAGAAAGAATTAACACAAGAACAATATGCCGTAACGATGGAAAATTCAACAGAAAGCCCTTATACAGGGGAATATTGTGATAAATTCGAAGAAGGAATTTATGTTGATATTACAACAGGAGAACCGCTTTTTTCTTCGGAAGATAAATTTCATTCCGGTTGTGGATGGCCAAGTTTTTCTAAGCCGTTTAGCGTAGATGTTGCAAAGTATTATAAAGATAATTCTCATCTAATGGAGAGAATAGAGGTTAGAAGCAGAATAGGAGATTCGCATTTGGGACATGTATTTACCGACGGACCGAAAGAATTGGGAGGATTGAGATATTGCATTAATAGTGCAGCATTAAAATTTATTAAAAAAGAAGATATGGAAGAAGAAGGATATGGAGATTTAATACCATATATTAATAGAAGATATTCTAAGTAA
- a CDS encoding patatin-like phospholipase family protein: MKIGLVLEGGGMRGLYTAGVLDVFLESNIKVTDVIGVSAGTLFGVNFVSKQKGRAWRYNKKYVNDKRYMSVLSLLKTGNLINKDFTYYRIPFQLDEFDNRVFKNSEINFFATVTNIETGEAEYIKITDVFKQMEILRATSALPFISEIIEENGKKYLDGGIADSIPVEFFKKQNFDKIIVILTRSIDYRKKQSNGLLYRLFYGKYPRLVDKLENRYKNYNNTVEKIIELEKNNEIFVIRPSEAITIKRLEKDIDKLQHIYELGKKDGHDIIKKLKEYLAE; this comes from the coding sequence ATGAAAATAGGATTAGTTTTAGAAGGTGGAGGTATGAGAGGTCTTTACACTGCAGGGGTGTTAGATGTATTTTTAGAGAGTAATATAAAAGTAACTGATGTTATTGGTGTTTCAGCAGGAACGTTGTTCGGTGTCAATTTTGTTTCAAAGCAAAAAGGACGAGCGTGGAGATATAATAAAAAATATGTTAATGATAAAAGATATATGAGTGTATTAAGCCTGCTGAAAACCGGAAATTTGATAAATAAAGATTTTACCTACTATAGAATTCCGTTTCAATTAGATGAATTTGATAATAGAGTTTTTAAAAATTCAGAAATTAATTTTTTTGCAACAGTTACCAATATAGAAACAGGAGAAGCGGAATATATTAAAATCACAGATGTTTTTAAACAAATGGAAATATTAAGGGCTACATCTGCATTACCATTTATTTCGGAGATAATAGAAGAAAATGGGAAAAAATATTTAGACGGAGGGATAGCTGACAGTATTCCGGTAGAATTTTTTAAAAAACAAAACTTTGATAAAATAATAGTTATTTTAACAAGATCAATAGATTATCGTAAGAAACAGAGTAACGGTTTATTGTACAGGTTGTTTTACGGTAAGTATCCAAGATTGGTAGATAAACTAGAAAATAGATATAAAAATTATAATAATACTGTAGAGAAGATAATAGAACTGGAAAAAAACAATGAAATATTTGTCATAAGACCGAGTGAAGCCATTACAATAAAGAGATTGGAAAAAGATATAGATAAACTTCAACATATTTATGAACTGGGTAAAAAAGACGGTCATGATATAATTAAAAAATTGAAAGAATATCTGGCAGAATAA
- a CDS encoding NAD(P)H-binding protein has translation MNILLIGGSGFVGKSLSYELIKHDHFVSYLSRTANNTQLPWICANIFSINTLNLKNYNFDIAIHLIGTIKNKNQYSKINTLSVKKSIELCEKSNIKKLVFISAQGGFKSYLNSKLEAEKLIINSGLDYLIVKPGLMYGKNRLSSYLNVIPIKIFSTLGIKFFKNVYPLPVETIARKIVSNLELNCTFLTLDNLKN, from the coding sequence ATGAATATACTTTTAATCGGTGGTAGCGGTTTTGTCGGAAAATCCCTAAGTTATGAGTTAATAAAACATGATCATTTTGTTTCTTATCTCTCACGTACCGCAAATAACACTCAACTTCCTTGGATATGTGCCAATATTTTTTCCATCAATACCCTTAATCTCAAAAACTATAATTTTGATATTGCTATTCATCTTATAGGTACTATAAAAAATAAAAATCAGTATAGCAAAATAAATACATTAAGTGTTAAAAAATCTATTGAACTTTGTGAAAAATCCAATATTAAAAAATTAGTTTTTATATCTGCTCAAGGTGGATTTAAAAGTTATTTAAACAGTAAACTGGAAGCAGAAAAACTTATTATTAATTCAGGATTGGATTACCTTATCGTAAAACCCGGTTTAATGTATGGGAAAAACCGATTATCTTCTTATCTAAATGTCATACCTATCAAAATTTTTTCAACTTTAGGAATTAAATTCTTCAAAAATGTTTATCCTCTCCCTGTAGAAACTATTGCTAGAAAAATCGTTTCTAATCTGGAATTAAATTGTACTTTTTTGACGTTAGATAACTTAAAAAATTGA
- a CDS encoding ABC transporter ATP-binding protein has translation MDNKKIISVKNITKTIKSNNILKNISFDVYEGDYLALIGPNGAGKTTLMNCLLGNKFINSGNITINGLKPTNLELKRYVNALRQENKIPNKLKVKELINFVQSIYPEHLNIEEIDKILCFDDNQKENLASKLSGGQRRLLSFVLTLIGKPKIIFLDEPTAGMDTSTRVRFWEIVNDLKKQGATIIYSSHYIEEVEHTADRILVLHKGELIRDTTPHAMRAEDVEKLFTLPVKYFDLLKNCENIYSLEVKLDSFSFLTKDADNIWKLLERNGCTFKDLEVQNRTLLDSIFTTTKEN, from the coding sequence ATGGATAATAAAAAAATTATTTCAGTAAAAAATATAACTAAAACCATTAAATCTAATAATATTCTAAAAAATATTTCATTTGATGTTTATGAAGGTGATTACCTAGCATTGATAGGACCTAACGGAGCGGGTAAAACCACATTAATGAATTGTCTTTTGGGTAATAAATTTATCAATTCAGGTAATATTACAATTAACGGTCTAAAGCCTACAAATTTGGAATTAAAAAGATATGTTAATGCGCTAAGACAAGAGAATAAAATTCCCAATAAATTAAAAGTAAAAGAATTAATTAACTTTGTTCAAAGTATTTATCCTGAACATCTTAATATCGAAGAAATAGATAAAATTCTTTGCTTTGATGATAACCAAAAAGAAAATCTCGCATCAAAATTATCTGGAGGGCAAAGAAGATTATTGTCTTTTGTATTAACTTTAATCGGAAAACCTAAAATAATTTTCCTAGACGAACCGACAGCCGGTATGGATACTTCTACACGTGTTCGTTTTTGGGAAATCGTTAATGACTTAAAAAAGCAAGGAGCAACGATTATCTACTCTTCCCATTACATTGAAGAAGTCGAACATACAGCAGACAGAATACTGGTTCTTCATAAAGGAGAACTAATACGTGATACCACACCGCACGCCATGCGCGCTGAAGATGTGGAAAAACTATTTACCCTTCCTGTTAAATATTTTGACTTATTAAAAAATTGTGAAAATATATACAGTCTAGAAGTTAAACTAGATAGTTTCAGTTTCCTTACTAAAGATGCAGATAACATCTGGAAATTATTAGAAAGAAACGGTTGTACTTTTAAAGATTTGGAAGTACAAAATAGAACTTTGTTAGATAGTATTTTTACTACTACTAAAGAAAATTAA
- a CDS encoding ABC transporter permease — MKNFLTLLKMEFILTKRNISNFTMGLGFPVIFFILFSGMQQFDDPSVQTRVIKDMLISMTAFSSISFALFSLPLSIREDETNSYLSIIDNAPIKLVEYYFARFTRLLVTFIIAVIVVFTVGHFLRDVNMSAKEWIMAGILMVIGSTTFLGIGLILSLIQSTEKLSLLSNILYLGLAMLGGLWWPTYLFPEWLQNISKVTPTYHLLNFVNKYIKEGTFSFNSLGILLTYGVGFIILTLVIKRKMEIK; from the coding sequence ATGAAAAATTTTTTAACATTATTAAAAATGGAATTTATTCTTACTAAACGAAACATATCAAATTTCACAATGGGTCTTGGATTTCCGGTTATATTCTTTATACTGTTTTCGGGAATGCAACAATTCGATGATCCGAGTGTTCAAACTCGTGTCATTAAAGATATGCTTATTTCTATGACAGCATTTAGCAGTATCAGTTTCGCTTTATTTTCTTTACCGCTATCTATTAGAGAAGATGAAACCAATAGTTACCTAAGTATTATTGATAATGCTCCAATTAAATTAGTTGAATACTATTTTGCTCGTTTTACCCGTCTTTTAGTAACTTTTATCATAGCAGTTATTGTTGTCTTTACGGTCGGTCATTTCTTACGTGATGTCAATATGAGTGCTAAAGAGTGGATAATGGCAGGAATTTTAATGGTTATAGGTAGTACAACTTTCTTAGGAATAGGTCTTATTCTTAGTTTAATTCAATCTACGGAAAAATTAAGTCTTTTGTCTAATATTTTATATTTAGGTTTAGCAATGCTAGGCGGTTTATGGTGGCCTACCTATCTTTTCCCGGAATGGTTACAAAATATTTCAAAAGTAACTCCAACCTATCATTTATTAAACTTTGTCAATAAATATATAAAAGAAGGTACCTTTTCTTTTAATTCCCTTGGCATTCTCTTAACCTATGGCGTTGGTTTTATTATTCTTACTTTAGTTATTAAAAGAAAAATGGAAATTAAATAA
- a CDS encoding sensor histidine kinase has translation MKNLIKKLANFPFYISLIFFAFPITYVLDGSYPKYTLLLTLPAIICYISMIYANNKYISFILWFYLSCYIIYMTIWIHPMNMLFSFYLSNLIVWHFKDISFRSYRITSFFTILNFLIIAILFGNYRIPEKFIMSCFYVLCLATFIFQRKAYFDKKLKEEHRKHNEHINILLAENERNRISRDLHDSIGHVFVMLKLKAELAEKLLIKNKLEEAQNELREIIEISTKSMHETRSIINNLKYRTINEELKIIEDITSLAEIKCKIENNIYTKELSSWTTTTTTMILKELINNIIKHSNADNCSLILNEKQNDITIISTDNGVGFKEITGNELKSIYERIKIVNGTITIISKNNPTKIQVIIPKKL, from the coding sequence ATGAAAAACTTAATTAAAAAATTGGCTAATTTCCCTTTTTATATTTCGTTAATATTTTTCGCCTTTCCTATTACATATGTATTAGATGGAAGTTATCCAAAATATACGTTATTGCTTACATTACCAGCTATAATTTGTTATATCTCCATGATTTATGCTAATAACAAGTATATTAGTTTTATTCTTTGGTTTTATCTATCCTGTTATATTATCTACATGACAATTTGGATTCATCCTATGAATATGCTATTTTCATTTTATCTTAGTAATCTGATAGTCTGGCATTTTAAAGATATTTCATTTCGTTCATATAGAATTACGAGCTTCTTTACTATATTGAACTTTTTAATAATAGCTATTCTTTTTGGGAACTACCGCATTCCTGAAAAATTTATTATGTCTTGTTTTTACGTTTTATGCTTAGCCACTTTTATTTTCCAACGCAAAGCATATTTTGATAAAAAACTTAAGGAAGAACATAGAAAACACAACGAACATATTAATATTTTATTAGCAGAAAATGAAAGAAATAGAATAAGTCGTGATTTACATGATAGTATAGGCCATGTTTTTGTTATGCTAAAACTTAAAGCCGAACTTGCAGAAAAACTTTTAATAAAAAATAAATTAGAAGAAGCACAAAATGAACTTCGTGAAATTATAGAAATCAGTACGAAATCTATGCACGAAACTCGTTCTATTATTAACAATCTAAAATATCGAACAATAAACGAAGAATTAAAAATTATTGAAGATATTACTTCGTTGGCAGAGATTAAATGTAAAATAGAAAATAATATTTATACCAAAGAACTTAGCAGTTGGACCACTACTACCACTACTATGATTTTAAAAGAGTTGATAAATAATATTATTAAACATAGCAATGCTGACAACTGCTCATTAATTCTTAATGAAAAACAAAATGATATAACCATTATTTCAACAGATAATGGAGTCGGTTTTAAAGAAATAACCGGAAATGAACTAAAATCTATTTATGAAAGAATTAAAATAGTAAATGGAACTATTACGATTATATCAAAAAATAATCCAACAAAAATTCAAGTAATTATACCGAAAAAATTATAA
- a CDS encoding response regulator transcription factor, with product MKLLIAEDQSMLRDAMTKLLLMEEDIENVVQAGDGKEALSYLKNNNIDVAILDIEMPKMTGLDVLEWIKKNNIPTKVIIVTTFKRSGYFERAVKNNVDAYVLKDRSIEELMQTIHNVLIGKKEYSPELMENIFSNHNPLSNQEIILLKNIKEGLSNKEIATNLFLSEGTTRNYISNILAKLNCKNRTEAVKKATEEGWI from the coding sequence ATGAAATTGCTTATTGCTGAAGATCAGAGTATGTTAAGAGATGCCATGACAAAATTATTATTAATGGAAGAAGACATAGAAAATGTTGTTCAAGCTGGTGACGGAAAAGAGGCTTTAAGCTACTTAAAAAATAACAATATTGATGTTGCAATTTTAGATATTGAAATGCCGAAAATGACAGGTTTGGACGTGTTGGAATGGATTAAAAAAAATAATATTCCCACCAAAGTTATTATAGTAACCACCTTCAAACGTAGCGGTTATTTTGAACGTGCCGTTAAAAATAATGTTGATGCCTATGTTCTTAAAGATCGCTCTATAGAAGAACTTATGCAAACTATCCATAATGTTCTAATAGGTAAAAAAGAGTACTCTCCTGAACTTATGGAAAATATTTTTTCAAATCATAACCCATTATCAAATCAAGAAATTATTTTATTAAAAAACATTAAAGAAGGTTTATCAAATAAGGAAATTGCTACCAATTTATTTTTATCGGAGGGTACTACCAGAAATTATATTTCTAATATCTTAGCAAAACTAAATTGTAAAAATAGAACGGAAGCTGTAAAAAAGGCAACTGAAGAGGGATGGATTTAA
- a CDS encoding GNAT family N-acetyltransferase yields MDIKIKEVVDKPEKEAVSREVLYDLPEWFGMPESTEDYIRDSQDKPFLACYMNDKPVGFVVLNATSKDCADIFVMGIKKKFHRMGIGSVLNEAYETMARKLGYTYSQVKTVQMGHYKEYDITNNFYIAMGYKELECFPTLWDEWNPCQIYIKYLGV; encoded by the coding sequence ATGGATATAAAAATAAAAGAAGTTGTAGATAAACCGGAAAAGGAAGCAGTATCGAGAGAAGTATTATATGACCTTCCGGAATGGTTCGGCATGCCGGAAAGCACGGAAGATTATATTCGTGATTCACAGGACAAGCCTTTTCTCGCTTGTTATATGAATGATAAGCCCGTTGGTTTTGTTGTATTAAACGCAACCAGCAAGGATTGTGCAGATATTTTTGTAATGGGCATAAAAAAGAAATTCCATCGAATGGGTATCGGATCGGTACTTAATGAAGCATACGAAACTATGGCAAGGAAGTTGGGTTACACATACTCACAGGTAAAAACGGTACAGATGGGACATTACAAAGAATATGATATTACCAATAATTTTTATATAGCGATGGGATATAAAGAATTGGAATGTTTTCCGACTTTATGGGACGAATGGAATCCGTGTCAAATATATATTAAATATCTTGGAGTGTAA
- a CDS encoding GrpB family protein, whose protein sequence is MNKKLEEMSLKELWQLFPIFLVEHNKEWIKWYEEERKLILSAVPSKSIKRISHIGSTAILGILSKNIVDILVEVNDKADLDFVKNILINNSWLCMNMTETRITLNKGYTEQGFAEKVFHLHIRLVGDNDELYFRDYLNEHKEIGKEYEILKLSLWKEFEHDRDGYTKAKTDFIKKYTNLAKSLYGKRY, encoded by the coding sequence ATGAATAAAAAATTGGAAGAAATGAGTTTAAAAGAACTTTGGCAACTGTTTCCGATATTTCTAGTTGAACATAATAAAGAGTGGATAAAATGGTATGAAGAAGAAAGAAAATTGATATTATCAGCAGTGCCGAGTAAAAGTATAAAAAGAATATCTCATATCGGTAGCACAGCTATATTAGGAATATTGTCAAAAAATATTGTGGATATATTGGTTGAAGTAAACGACAAGGCGGATTTAGATTTTGTTAAAAATATTCTCATAAATAATAGTTGGCTTTGTATGAATATGACTGAAACCCGCATTACATTAAATAAAGGGTACACAGAACAAGGATTTGCAGAAAAAGTATTCCATCTTCATATTAGACTTGTTGGAGATAATGATGAACTGTATTTTAGAGATTATTTGAATGAGCATAAGGAAATAGGCAAAGAATATGAAATTTTAAAACTGTCACTTTGGAAAGAATTTGAACATGATAGGGATGGATATACCAAGGCAAAAACAGATTTTATAAAAAAATATACAAATTTAGCAAAAAGTTTATATGGAAAAAGATACTAA
- a CDS encoding YjjG family noncanonical pyrimidine nucleotidase has protein sequence MNLTQYKYLLFDLDDTLLDFKKAERRAFKKLLLNHNIEYSDDLFEKYITINKSLWRKLELGELSSKDVTKGRFKRFFSLLNKEVNDEKYDKEYRIYLAEGNQVFKGVPELLKKLAQTHKLYIATNGVAATQRTRFKNNKLDEYFDYIFISEELGYKKPDKEFFEKVFEIIGSKNKSEVLMIGDNLVSDILGGNNFGIDTCWINAEDIENITNIIPTYKIRSVMELIR, from the coding sequence ATGAATTTAACGCAGTATAAGTATTTATTATTTGATTTAGATGATACATTATTAGATTTTAAAAAAGCGGAAAGAAGAGCATTTAAAAAATTATTGTTAAACCATAATATAGAATATAGTGATGATTTATTTGAAAAATATATTACAATAAATAAATCATTGTGGAGAAAACTTGAATTAGGAGAGCTTAGCAGTAAAGATGTAACTAAGGGGAGGTTTAAACGTTTTTTTAGTTTATTAAATAAAGAAGTTAATGATGAGAAGTATGATAAGGAGTATAGAATTTATCTGGCAGAAGGTAACCAAGTATTTAAAGGAGTACCGGAACTTTTAAAAAAATTAGCACAAACTCATAAACTTTATATCGCTACTAACGGCGTAGCGGCAACTCAACGCACCCGATTTAAAAATAATAAACTAGATGAATATTTTGATTATATATTTATTTCAGAAGAATTAGGGTATAAAAAACCTGATAAAGAATTTTTTGAAAAAGTATTTGAAATAATTGGAAGTAAAAATAAAAGTGAAGTATTGATGATAGGAGATAATCTGGTATCTGACATACTAGGTGGGAATAATTTTGGAATAGATACCTGTTGGATAAACGCAGAAGATATAGAGAACATCACAAATATAATTCCGACTTATAAAATAAGAAGTGTAATGGAGTTAATAAGATAA